The following coding sequences are from one Triticum dicoccoides isolate Atlit2015 ecotype Zavitan chromosome 4A, WEW_v2.0, whole genome shotgun sequence window:
- the LOC119289591 gene encoding uncharacterized protein LOC119289591, producing MAAEQPSGKKNQPPEKKAPLPKVVTLNKALKLAQTWVDKMSTLEPDELDDKDFEGRPSGLGLGARVAPNAKRAAPTDPVERRLLGKVNAQKRKSAEEEKINTQEVNEPSDDDSGEPQGRTSACSKKRELPSVTSMPLGKKTK from the exons ATGGCAGCCGAGCAGCCGTCGGGGAAGAAGAATCagccgccggagaagaaggccccgCTCCCGAAGGTGGTCACGCTCAACAAGGCCCTCAAGCTG GCCCAGACATGGGTGGACAAGATGAGCACGCTAGAGCCGGATGAACTGGACGATAAGGATTTTGAGGGTCGGCCTTCAGG GCTTGGCCTTGGTGCTAGAGTGGCGCCAAACGCGAAGCGGGCAGCTCCCACTGATCCAGTGGAGAGGAGGTTGCTCGGGAAGGTGAATGCGCAGAAGAGGAAGTCAGCGGAGGAAGAGAAAATAAATACTCAGGAGGTGAATGAGCCGAGTGATGATGATAGCGGTGAGCCTCAAGGTAGAACCAGTGCTTGTAGCAAGAAAAGGGAATTGCCTTCAGTTACTTCAATGCCACTAGGGAAGAAGACCAAGTGA